The Leucobacter viscericola genome includes a window with the following:
- the argH gene encoding argininosuccinate lyase, with product MSTVENHNDGNRAAEAGALWGGRFASGPSAALAALSKSTQFDWVLADYDIRGSKAHAAALAAAGYLSADELNDMRAALDELAARVADGRFVAAEEDEDVHSALERGLIEITGVQLGGKLRAGRSRNDQIATLVRLYLLDHAAVIRNLLVDLLGAILDQCLAHPTAILPGRTHLQHAQPVLLAHQLAAHAWPVVRDLERLRDWSVRASASPYGGGALAGSSLGLDPRLVAAELGLGDPLENSIDGTAARDVVAEFTFICAQIGIDLSRLSEEIILWNTKEFGFVRLHDAFSTGSSIMPQKKNPDIAELARGKSGRLIGNLTGLLATLKGLPLAYNRDLQEDKEPVFDSVSQLEVLLPAFTGMVATMTFDTARMAELAPQGFSLATDVAEWLVKQGVIFRDAHEISGELVRYCEERGIELHEPSDEELAAVSPHLLPAVRDVLTIEGSVNSRVGAGGTATVRVTEQLARLAERIAEFRAA from the coding sequence ATGAGCACGGTAGAGAATCACAACGACGGTAACCGCGCGGCCGAGGCGGGTGCGCTCTGGGGCGGTCGCTTCGCGAGTGGTCCTTCGGCAGCACTCGCAGCGTTGAGCAAGTCGACGCAGTTCGACTGGGTGCTTGCGGACTACGACATTCGCGGGTCCAAAGCCCACGCCGCCGCACTCGCCGCAGCGGGCTACCTCAGCGCAGACGAGCTGAATGACATGCGCGCGGCGCTCGATGAGCTTGCCGCCCGCGTCGCCGACGGTCGCTTCGTGGCCGCCGAAGAGGACGAGGATGTGCACTCGGCTCTCGAGCGCGGACTCATCGAGATCACCGGTGTGCAGCTCGGCGGCAAGCTTCGCGCAGGCCGCAGCCGCAATGACCAGATCGCCACGCTCGTGAGGCTCTACCTGCTCGATCACGCTGCCGTGATCCGCAACCTGCTTGTCGATTTGCTCGGCGCGATCCTCGACCAGTGCCTCGCACACCCGACCGCGATCCTGCCTGGCCGCACTCACCTGCAGCACGCGCAGCCCGTGCTGCTCGCACACCAGCTTGCTGCGCACGCGTGGCCTGTGGTTCGGGATCTTGAGCGTCTGCGCGATTGGTCCGTACGCGCAAGTGCATCGCCGTACGGTGGCGGAGCTCTTGCCGGATCCTCACTCGGACTCGACCCGCGTCTCGTGGCCGCAGAGCTGGGTCTCGGTGATCCACTTGAGAACTCGATCGATGGCACGGCCGCGCGCGACGTGGTTGCCGAGTTCACCTTTATCTGCGCCCAGATCGGCATCGACCTCTCGCGCCTCAGCGAAGAGATCATCCTGTGGAACACGAAGGAGTTCGGCTTCGTGCGCCTGCACGACGCGTTCTCGACCGGATCCTCGATCATGCCGCAGAAGAAGAACCCCGATATCGCCGAGCTCGCGCGTGGCAAGTCGGGCCGCCTGATCGGCAACCTGACCGGGCTGCTCGCGACGCTCAAAGGCCTGCCGCTCGCGTACAATCGCGATCTGCAGGAGGACAAGGAGCCTGTCTTCGACTCGGTTTCACAGCTCGAGGTGCTGCTGCCCGCCTTCACCGGCATGGTCGCGACCATGACCTTCGACACGGCGCGCATGGCTGAACTTGCGCCGCAGGGCTTCTCGCTCGCGACCGATGTCGCCGAGTGGCTCGTGAAGCAGGGTGTCATCTTCCGCGACGCACACGAGATCTCTGGCGAACTGGTGCGCTACTGCGAGGAGCGCGGGATCGAGCTGCACGAGCCGAGCGACGAAGAGCTCGCAGCAGTGTCGCCGCACCTGCTGCCCGCGGTGCGCGACGTGCTGACGATTGAGGGATCCGTCAACTCTCGTGTTGGCGCCGGTGGTACCGCGACCGTGCGTGTGACCGAGCAGCTCGCTCGCCTTGCCGAGAGGATCGCGGAGTTTCGGGCGGCGTAG
- a CDS encoding GMC oxidoreductase: protein MANFNSAVEFDTDVVIVGSGFGGSVSALRLAEKGYRVRVLEAGRRFEDEDFAKTSWNLRRYLWAPYLGCFGVQRIHRLPHVMILAGAGVGGGSLNYANTLYEPGSPFFNDPQWREIADWATELSPHYATAKRMLGVVERYPHTGPVERIMQGAAEDLGVGSTFRHAPVGVFLGTPGVGVPDPFFGGEGPSRTGCTLCGNCMVGCRVGAKNTLMKNYLALAERRGVTIEALRTVTRVRELPGGGFAVTSRRSGAWTQRDERTVTAREVVLGAGTWGTQQLLHRMKASGDLPRVSDAVGVLTRTNSEALDGAVATKVPASAELTRGVAITTSFHVDERTHVENVRYGPGSNLMGALATIMVPGDRSLPARLGFVLGRALRNPVKQFKLGSLRRWSDRGIIALVMQTADNSLTLSLRRRFGRFSMTSAQGHGEPNPSYLPQAHRATEAIAARLEQEGGIPTEARGSWPEVFGIPLTAHFLGGAVISASPADGVIDPYHRVWGHPGLYVVDGAAVPANPGVNPSLTITALAERALSHWPAAGEPDHRPAQEALLAGLNDRTEPAA, encoded by the coding sequence ATGGCTAACTTCAACAGCGCAGTTGAGTTCGATACCGACGTTGTGATTGTCGGATCGGGATTTGGCGGGTCCGTCTCCGCGCTTCGGCTCGCGGAAAAGGGCTACCGTGTGCGAGTGCTCGAGGCCGGCCGCCGCTTCGAAGATGAGGACTTCGCAAAGACCAGCTGGAACCTGCGGCGCTACCTCTGGGCACCCTATTTGGGGTGCTTTGGGGTACAGCGCATCCACCGGCTCCCCCACGTGATGATTCTCGCGGGCGCTGGTGTCGGCGGCGGATCCCTCAACTACGCCAACACCCTCTATGAGCCGGGATCCCCGTTCTTCAACGACCCGCAGTGGCGCGAGATCGCCGACTGGGCCACCGAGCTCTCCCCGCACTACGCAACGGCTAAACGCATGCTCGGCGTTGTCGAGCGGTACCCGCACACCGGGCCGGTCGAGCGGATCATGCAGGGCGCCGCCGAAGATCTCGGGGTTGGATCGACTTTTCGCCACGCACCCGTGGGCGTGTTCCTCGGCACCCCCGGGGTGGGCGTGCCCGATCCCTTTTTCGGCGGAGAAGGGCCTTCGCGCACCGGCTGCACGCTCTGCGGTAACTGCATGGTCGGCTGCCGCGTCGGGGCAAAAAACACGCTCATGAAGAATTATCTGGCACTCGCGGAGCGGCGAGGTGTGACGATCGAGGCGCTGCGCACCGTGACCCGCGTGCGAGAGCTGCCCGGCGGCGGTTTTGCAGTGACCTCGCGGCGCAGCGGAGCGTGGACACAGAGGGACGAGCGCACCGTGACCGCCCGCGAGGTTGTGCTTGGCGCGGGCACCTGGGGCACCCAGCAGTTGTTGCACCGCATGAAGGCGAGTGGGGATCTGCCCCGCGTTTCAGATGCTGTGGGTGTACTCACTCGAACCAACTCTGAGGCGCTGGACGGGGCGGTTGCAACCAAAGTTCCCGCATCCGCCGAACTGACCCGCGGCGTCGCGATCACCACCTCGTTTCACGTTGACGAGCGTACGCACGTCGAAAATGTGCGCTACGGCCCCGGATCCAACCTGATGGGAGCGCTCGCGACCATCATGGTGCCGGGTGACCGGTCTCTGCCCGCGCGTCTTGGGTTTGTGCTCGGGCGTGCGCTGCGCAATCCCGTGAAGCAGTTCAAGCTTGGGTCGCTTCGCCGCTGGAGCGATCGCGGGATCATCGCACTCGTCATGCAGACGGCCGACAACTCGCTGACCCTTTCGCTGCGCCGTCGATTCGGTCGGTTCTCAATGACGAGTGCGCAGGGTCACGGCGAGCCCAACCCTTCGTATCTGCCACAGGCGCACCGGGCGACCGAGGCGATCGCTGCACGCCTGGAGCAAGAGGGCGGTATTCCTACGGAGGCCCGTGGATCCTGGCCCGAGGTGTTCGGCATCCCGCTCACCGCACACTTTCTCGGTGGCGCGGTCATTTCGGCGTCACCGGCTGACGGGGTGATCGACCCCTACCACCGAGTCTGGGGCCACCCTGGGCTATACGTGGTCGACGGCGCGGCGGTCCCCGCAAACCCCGGGGTCAACCCCTCGCTCACCATCACCGCGCTGGCGGAGCGGGCGCTGTCGCACTGGCCCGCCGCGGGCGAACCCGACCACCGGCCGGCGCAGGAGGCGCTGCTTGCGGGGCTAAACGATCGCACCGAACCTGCAGCCTGA
- the argF gene encoding ornithine carbamoyltransferase, translating to MTRHFLRDDDLTHAEQLEVLDLAARLKRAPFSERPLEGPQSAAVFFDKTSTRTRFSFAAGIAELGGNAIIVNAGESQLGIKESFSDTAKVLSRMMSLIVWRTFAHSGLEEMAASATIPVINSLSDDFHPCQILADLQTIRENKGDLRGLTAAYVGDAANNMGHSYLLGFATAGMNIRVAGPEGYHPRADIIADAEKIAAETGGSVAVVVDPAVAVAGADVVITDSWVSMGMEDEKAERIAAFGAYRVTPELMAQAKPDAIFLHCLPAYREYEVAAEVIDGSQSVVWDEAENRVHAQKALMAWLLAQTQTENK from the coding sequence GTGACACGACACTTTCTACGCGATGATGATCTCACCCACGCCGAGCAACTTGAGGTTCTTGACCTCGCTGCGCGACTGAAGCGAGCGCCCTTCTCGGAGCGACCGCTCGAGGGCCCGCAGTCTGCGGCGGTGTTCTTTGACAAGACGTCAACGCGTACCCGATTCAGCTTTGCCGCGGGTATCGCTGAGCTCGGTGGCAACGCGATCATCGTGAATGCCGGTGAATCGCAACTCGGCATCAAGGAGTCGTTCTCCGACACCGCGAAGGTGCTCTCGCGCATGATGTCGCTGATCGTGTGGCGCACGTTTGCGCACAGCGGACTCGAAGAGATGGCCGCAAGCGCCACCATCCCCGTGATCAACTCGCTCTCCGACGACTTTCACCCGTGCCAGATTCTCGCTGATCTGCAAACCATTCGTGAGAACAAGGGTGACCTGCGCGGCCTCACCGCTGCCTACGTCGGCGACGCAGCCAACAACATGGGACACTCGTACCTGCTCGGCTTTGCGACCGCAGGCATGAACATTCGTGTTGCGGGCCCTGAGGGCTACCACCCGCGAGCCGACATCATCGCCGACGCCGAGAAGATCGCCGCCGAAACCGGTGGCAGCGTTGCCGTAGTGGTCGACCCCGCGGTCGCCGTTGCGGGGGCCGACGTGGTTATCACCGACAGCTGGGTGTCGATGGGTATGGAAGACGAGAAGGCTGAGCGGATCGCAGCCTTCGGCGCCTACCGCGTTACGCCTGAGCTGATGGCACAGGCAAAGCCCGACGCTATCTTCTTGCACTGCCTGCCCGCATACCGCGAGTACGAGGTTGCCGCCGAGGTGATCGACGGCTCGCAGAGTGTGGTGTGGGACGAGGCAGAGAACCGCGTCCACGCTCAGAAGGCCCTCATGGCTTGGCTGCTGGCCCAGACTCAAACGGAGAATAAGTAA
- a CDS encoding FAD-binding oxidoreductase, whose product MTAENGRANDDQPMRWNGWGDPERAKPLPRAVQALLPLLLGRVRKPAAPVELANVRLTPSALSGEDLDAFRGAVGDENVSAAPEARIYHSGGRSTLDLLRRRAIEQEAPDAVVRPGSHEEVRACLDLATARKIAVIPFGGGTSVVGALDPERGAQLAVVSLDLRRLSGLIHLDPVSGEAVLAAGTTGPEAESLLAEHGFELGHYPQSFRYATIGGFAAARSSGQNSAGYGRFDTMVTGIRVATPTGDLELGRSPGSAAGPDLIRVFLGSEGIFGVITEVKVRVHPTPQHRVFEAWTFPNFAAGAEGLRQVAQHASGPTVIRLSDEAETAVSLAQVGKIGKALAKGASVVTVYEGEGIPLRRARTSELLRAAGGTSSGEGDAAEWMKGRFDGPYLRDSLLDAGVFCETLETATTWAKLSELRSAVEASLKDGFSAIGSKSYVMCHVSHIYPTGASLYFTVLASIREDPLEAWLKIKAHTNDSILAAGGTISHHHAVGRDHAPWLREEVGETGIRILEAIKRELDPHGILNPGAVIAADSASSSAQDS is encoded by the coding sequence ATGACCGCAGAAAATGGCAGGGCCAATGATGACCAGCCGATGCGCTGGAACGGTTGGGGCGATCCCGAGCGAGCAAAACCACTCCCTCGCGCCGTGCAGGCTCTACTCCCGCTGTTGCTGGGACGAGTGAGAAAGCCAGCTGCACCCGTCGAGCTTGCGAATGTTCGGCTCACACCTTCCGCACTGAGCGGCGAGGATCTCGACGCGTTTCGCGGCGCCGTCGGTGACGAGAATGTCTCCGCCGCCCCCGAAGCGCGCATTTATCACTCGGGCGGGCGATCCACCCTTGATCTACTTCGTCGCAGAGCGATTGAGCAAGAGGCACCCGACGCTGTTGTGCGCCCCGGCAGTCACGAGGAGGTCCGGGCCTGTCTCGATCTCGCAACCGCTCGCAAGATAGCTGTCATCCCATTCGGAGGCGGCACAAGTGTGGTTGGAGCACTCGACCCCGAGCGCGGCGCGCAGCTGGCGGTCGTGAGCCTCGATCTGCGCCGACTGAGCGGACTCATTCACCTTGATCCGGTCAGCGGAGAGGCCGTGCTCGCCGCCGGCACCACCGGCCCTGAGGCCGAGTCGCTGCTCGCCGAACACGGCTTTGAGCTTGGGCATTACCCGCAGAGCTTCCGCTATGCAACGATTGGCGGATTCGCCGCGGCGCGATCATCAGGGCAAAACTCGGCGGGTTACGGCCGATTCGACACGATGGTGACCGGGATCCGCGTCGCCACCCCAACCGGGGACCTCGAACTTGGCCGCTCCCCCGGCTCTGCCGCCGGACCAGATCTCATTCGTGTCTTTCTTGGTTCCGAGGGGATCTTTGGTGTGATTACCGAAGTCAAGGTTCGGGTGCACCCCACGCCTCAACACCGGGTGTTTGAGGCCTGGACGTTTCCGAACTTTGCAGCCGGAGCAGAGGGGCTGCGCCAGGTCGCCCAGCACGCATCGGGCCCCACGGTTATTCGCCTTTCCGATGAGGCCGAGACCGCAGTCAGCCTGGCGCAGGTCGGCAAGATCGGTAAGGCGCTGGCAAAAGGTGCGAGTGTTGTCACCGTTTACGAGGGCGAGGGGATTCCCCTGCGGCGAGCGCGCACCTCGGAGCTTTTGCGGGCAGCGGGCGGCACCTCTTCGGGCGAAGGGGACGCGGCCGAATGGATGAAGGGTCGCTTCGACGGCCCCTACCTGCGCGACTCACTGCTCGACGCGGGCGTTTTCTGCGAGACCCTTGAGACGGCGACCACTTGGGCGAAATTGTCAGAGCTACGCAGCGCGGTCGAGGCTTCTCTGAAGGATGGCTTTTCCGCCATCGGCTCGAAGTCTTACGTGATGTGCCATGTCTCGCACATCTACCCCACGGGCGCGTCTCTCTACTTCACAGTGCTCGCGAGTATCCGCGAGGATCCACTCGAAGCCTGGCTCAAAATCAAGGCGCACACCAATGACTCGATCCTGGCCGCCGGGGGCACGATCAGCCATCACCACGCAGTAGGTCGGGATCATGCACCGTGGCTGCGGGAAGAAGTTGGGGAAACCGGGATCCGGATCCTCGAGGCGATCAAGCGCGAGCTGGATCCGCACGGAATCCTGAACCCCGGCGCGGTCATTGCCGCTGATTCTGCCAGTTCCTCCGCACAGGATTCTTGA
- a CDS encoding YegS/Rv2252/BmrU family lipid kinase encodes MGKHIAVLSNPFAGKGRGRGAAEEAIAELRARGAEVHAYAGASAADTIELAGQALQDDPALLVIVGGDGTLTEILEKLIGSEVPLALIPAGTGNDLARALAIPRDTAEAAGLALTGVAKPLDIGELHCSGRVKHFFTIAALGFDAKVSDRTNRLRWPHGALRYYLALIIELIQLRPLAFSVTIDGEAAVAEPGTLIAIGNTETYGGGMPICAGALPDDGLIDVVHVAPLKRLSLIRLFPLMLKGEHFSRPEVTHRRARSVRVSAPGLTVYADGEFVGADECTISVRPAMLRMMVPEPASE; translated from the coding sequence GTGGGCAAGCACATCGCGGTGCTCTCAAATCCCTTCGCAGGCAAGGGCCGAGGGCGGGGAGCCGCCGAGGAAGCCATCGCAGAGCTGCGCGCTCGTGGAGCTGAGGTGCACGCCTATGCTGGCGCCTCTGCGGCGGATACGATCGAACTCGCGGGTCAGGCACTGCAAGATGATCCTGCGCTGCTCGTGATTGTCGGTGGCGACGGAACACTCACTGAGATCTTGGAAAAGTTGATCGGCAGCGAAGTGCCGCTGGCGCTCATTCCCGCGGGAACGGGCAACGACCTCGCCAGGGCGCTCGCGATCCCCCGCGATACAGCGGAGGCGGCAGGGCTCGCGCTGACCGGAGTCGCGAAGCCCCTCGACATCGGCGAGCTGCACTGCAGCGGACGAGTGAAGCACTTCTTCACAATCGCCGCGCTCGGCTTCGACGCGAAAGTGAGCGACCGCACCAATCGGCTGCGCTGGCCTCACGGGGCGCTGCGCTACTATCTTGCGCTCATCATTGAGCTGATCCAATTGCGCCCACTTGCGTTCAGCGTGACGATCGACGGTGAGGCCGCGGTTGCGGAGCCCGGAACACTCATCGCTATTGGCAACACCGAAACCTATGGCGGGGGCATGCCGATTTGCGCCGGGGCTTTGCCCGACGACGGGCTAATTGACGTTGTGCACGTCGCGCCGCTCAAGCGGCTCAGCCTGATTCGACTGTTTCCGCTCATGCTGAAGGGCGAGCACTTTTCGCGCCCCGAGGTGACGCACCGGCGGGCAAGGTCGGTCCGGGTGTCTGCGCCGGGATTGACGGTCTACGCTGATGGTGAGTTCGTCGGGGCCGACGAGTGCACTATTTCGGTGCGCCCCGCGATGCTGCGGATGATGGTCCCAGAACCCGCTTCTGAGTAG